In the Naumovozyma dairenensis CBS 421 chromosome 4, complete genome genome, one interval contains:
- the ULS1 gene encoding translocase ULS1 (similar to Saccharomyces cerevisiae RIS1 (YOR191W); ancestral locus Anc_6.100), whose amino-acid sequence MTTALPTIDLTLEDSDSDADENYDIFHSFHNTSDPRNKTIETSHVDAKKHDNVNLDDNKSSLPSSASTSLNMDLTTEKLENDYEDVANKNNINDDDDFFPVNDDSDTDSQKYFDTNPTFIEDNNLETNVASNNTDLIESGSGSTNPTVAPTPIPQIELKSNSPLIIRTDQEGKRSSYEIPSINKRRLSDTTPDITKQDTPVTNEEPVSKKLTVQAYSKSYPYPAASAPSDKNSIIVLSDDEDEGNEGNNIVETSTTPTTTNENSKRKEESKDILPSNPQRKEEQFERKSIPIPFRRDKNQDRAPIHPFHDTILEDTLKSPVQPGQFMDMEQYNNYMNKMNRYENRLRESLTNTENQVKILKRRLTFREEELKDIQKKCDSLSKRLVGSSRTRQLLLDDAKQTLKTAKEKRDNTREKLRQQTGVASDQTRKLIEFVELKNEKVKEAQQSFTITQKDNVTQNVVMERQKLLKEKEDLANMVKEGSLSLGTFAQLSKDIQTKLDNLDVQKNQQNLEQQQRQTTAKPNEDLYIKSLDTAKNLLAKNSSRTELTKRMLYSHMDLLKNYKKIFEDGRPCSVDLRKRARESAETLFSNGVKMPIVFETLQDYGIRFLKNGILTTDRRAQYFKSLHVARELVSNSNRTTDVKFKIYDSLTSLEQFRSSIDTGIPPTLESKIKIGKEIQELKAQGLKMEKLYANLEKYGVCTTKETLIKQMEQNPSPNFYNDGNDPFSYMTKEAWGILGNKTDLNLSRSSNPSSSGMEYVKDQYRVANVMAADDQEHIRELLQNVKQSESEIEGEALTPEDMTVNLLRHQKLGLHWLLKIEQSRKKGGLLADDMGLGKTVQGIALMLANRSKDESRKTNLIVAPVAVLRVWQGELETKVKKQGAFSTFIYGGNNKVSSWKDLARYDAVMVSYPTLAIEFKKHWPTKLGKESKDLPPVPDVRAMNSLERKRRIIFPPFFTNKILTFFRIILDEGQNIKNKNTKAAKACCTLDGIYRWVFSGTPIQNSMDELYSLVRFLRIAPYHREERFMADIGRPFLRNRSGSYDDQDKKQAIKKVRVLLSAIMLRRTKTDKIDGKPLLELPGKEVEVNTSKLEGEELEFYTDLETKNQKKAAILMRRKARGGYSNVLTLLLRLRQACVHPELVMIGERKSEGTKVANGKSFENDWLRLFYLVSRLSSQVKNTVEASTDSMTCFVCMEQLELESTSILTGCGHMMCEACFDPFYEEASTSTDAKLHDDGTVYLPCKECQKLTNENSIVSYRLYDQVINQGFTREMLYEEYKSAMEIQKDNTKNNYRIDFNHLEPSQKMKQCFDVINEVFENSSTDKIVIFSQFTSFFDIFSHFLETKLKVPYLLYTGALSGQKRSDIISRFYREAEQRILLISMKAGNSGLTLTCANHVIIVDPFWNPFVEEQAQDRCYRISQTKEVHVHRLFIKNSVEDRIAALQDKKREMVDAAMDPSKIKEINRLGARELGFLFGLNALN is encoded by the coding sequence ATGACTACAGCTTTGCCAACTATCGATCTCACGTTGGAAGATTCAGACTCTGATGCTGATGAAAATTACGATATCTTCCATTCCTTTCATAATACTTCAGATCCTAGAAATAAAACTATCGAGACTTCACATGTAGACGCAAAGAAACATGATAATGTTAATttagatgataataaatcatccTTACCCTCTTCTGCTTCAACAAGTTTGAATATGGATCTCACCACTGAGAAGCTTGAAAACGATTATGAAGATGTCGccaataaaaataatattaacgatgatgatgacttTTTCCCTGTGAATGATGACAGTGATACAGACAGTCAAAAATACTTTGATACAAATCCCACCTTCATAGAAGATAACAATTTAGAAACAAATGTCGCCAGCAATAATACTGACTTAATCGAAAGTGGTTCAGGATCTACGAACCCAACGGTAGCTCCAACCCCGATTCCTCAAatagaattgaaaagtaaTTCACCACTTATAATACGAACCGATCAGGAAGGGAAACGATCATCATATGAAATTCCATCCATAAATAAAAGAAGGCTGAGTGATACCACACCTGACATTACTAAACAAGATACTCCGGTAACGAATGAAGAACCtgtttccaaaaaattaaCTGTACAAGCTTACTCAAAATCGTACCCGTACCCAGCTGCGTCAGCCCCATCAGATAAAAATTCCATCATTGTCCTatcagatgatgaagatgaaggaAATGAAGGAAATAACATAGTGGAGACAAGTACTACTCCTACTACCACTAATGAAAACAGCaaaaggaaagaagaatCCAAAGATATTCTTCCTTCAAACCCACAAcgaaaagaagaacaatttgaaagaaaatcaatACCAATTCCTTTTCGTAGAGATAAAAATCAGGATAGAGCACCAATACACCCCTTTCACGACACTATTCTCGAAGATACCCTAAAGAGTCCTGTACAACCTGGTCAATTCATGGATATGgaacaatataataattatatgaatAAAATGAATCGTTATGAAAATCGACTAAGAGAATCATTGACCAATACGGAAAATCAAGTTAAAATCCTAAAGAGAAGATTGACCTTTAGGGAGGAGGAACTTAAAGATATACAAAAGAAATGTGATTCTTTATCTAAACGTTTAGTGGGTAGTTCAAGGACAAGACAATTATTGTTAGACGATGCCAAGCAAACTTTGAAAACAGCAAAAGAGAAAAGAGATAATACGAGAGAAAAACTACGTCAACAAACTGGTGTAGCTTCAGATCAAACACgtaaattaattgaatttgttgaattgaaaaatgaaaaagtcAAAGAAGCTCAACAATCATTCACAATAACACAAAAGGATAATGTGACTCAAAATGTAGTAATGGAAagacaaaaattattaaaggaaaaggaagatTTGGCCAATATGGTGAAAGAAGGTTCATTGAGTCTGGGAACGTTTGCTCAATTGAGTAAAGATATACAAACAAAATTAGATAACTTAGATGTTCAAAAGAATCAACAAAATCtggaacaacaacagcGACAAACAACGGCAAAACCAAATGAAGATTTATATATCAAATCTCTTGATACGGCTAAGAATTTATTGGCTAAGAATTCATCCAGGACAGAATTGACCAAAAGAATGTTATATTCACATATGgatcttttaaaaaattacaagaaaatatttgaagacGGTAGACCATGTTCCGTGGATTTAAGAAAACGTGCTAGAGAATCTGCTgaaactttattttctaatggTGTCAAGATGCCAATTGTTTTCGAAACACTACAAGATTATGGTATTagatttttgaaaaatggcATATTAACTACTGATAGACGTGCtcaatatttcaaaagtCTTCATGTGGCACGTGAATTagtttctaattctaatagAACAACTGATgtgaaattcaaaatatacGATTCATTAACTTCATTAGAACAATTTAGATCTTCCATCGATACTGGTATACCGCCTACTTTAGAAtccaaaattaaaatagggaaagaaattcaagaattgaaagCCCAAGGtttgaaaatggaaaaattatatgctaatttggaaaaatatggTGTTTGCACGACTAAGGAAACATTGATTAAACAAATGGAGCAAAATCCTTCACCAAATTTTTATAATGATGGGAATGATCCTTTCAGTTATATGACAAAGGAAGCTTGGGGTATCTTGGGAAATAAAACCGATCTAAACTTATCAAGAAGTTCTAATCCTTCCTCTTCTGGAATGGAATATGTCAAAGATCAATATCGTGTAGCTAACGTTATGGCTGCTGATGATCAAGAACATATCAGagaattattacaaaatgtTAAACAATCAGAATCTGAAATCGAAGGTGAAGCACTAACACCAGAAGATATGACTGTCAATCTTTTAAGGCATCAAAAATTAGGTTTACATTGgttattgaaaattgaaCAATCAAGGAAGAAAGGTGGATTATTAGCGGATGATATGGGTCTCGGTAAGACAGTTCAGGGTATTGCACTAATGTTAGCCAATAGGTCAAAGGATGAATCTAGAAAAACCAACCTTATTGTTGCTCCCGTGGCTGTTCTACGTGTATGGCAAGGTGAATTGGAAACTAAAGTTAAAAAGCAAGGTGCATTCAGTACCTTTATTTATGGTGGGAATAACAAAGTTTCTAGTTGGAAAGATTTAGCTCGATATGATGCTGTCATGGTATCTTATCCAACATTAGCCATTGAATTTAAGAAACATTGGCCAACTAAATTAGGTAAAGAGTCGAAAGATTTACCACCAGTTCCAGATGTACGTGCCATGAATTCattagaaagaaaaagacGAATTATTTTTCCCCCGTTCTTTACTAATAAAATCCTAACTTTTTTTAGAATTATTCTTGATGAAGGtcaaaatattaagaataaGAACACTAAAGCTGCGAAGGCATGTTGTACACTTGATGGGATTTATAGATGGGTCTTTTCTGGTACACCGATTCAAAATAGCATGGACGAATTGTATTCTTTGGTTAGATTTCTAAGAATTGCACCTTATCACAGAGAAGAAAGGTTTATGGCTGATATTGGTAGACCATTCCTTCGAAACAGAAGTGGATCATATGATGATCAAGATAAAAAGCAAGCCATTAAAAAAGTTAGAGTTTTACTGTCTGCTATCATGTTACGTCGTACGAAGACTGATAAAATTGATGGTAAaccattattagaattacCTGGTAAAGAGGTTGAAGTGAATACATCTAAATTAGAAGGAGAAGAACTCGAATTTTATACAGATTTGGAAACTAAGAATCAAAAGAAAGCTGCCATATTGATGAGGCGGAAAGCTCGTGGTGGCTATTCGAATGTTTTGACGTTGTTGTTACGTTTAAGACAAGCTTGTGTTCATCCTGAATTAGTCATGATTGGTGAAAGGAAAAGTGAGGGTACCAAAGTTGCCAATGGgaaaagttttgaaaatgattggTTAAGGCTATTCTATCTCGTCAGCCGGCTCAGTTCTCAGGTTAAAAACACGGTAGAAGCCAGTACAGATTCTATGACATGTTTTGTTTGTATGGAACAATTAGAGCTGGAATCAACGTCGATATTAACTGGATGTGGACATATGATGTGTGAAGCATGTTTTGATCCATTCTATGAAGAAGCTTCAACATCTACAGATGCCAAACTACATGATGACGGAACTGTATATTTACCATGCAAAGAATGTCAAAAATTAACTAATGAAAATTCCATCGTTTCCTACAGATTATATGACCAAGTTATCAATCAAGGTTTTACTAGAGAAATGTTATACGAAGAATACAAGAGTGCGATGGAAATCCAAAAGGATAATACTAAAAACAATTATAGAATAGATTTTAACCACTTGGAACCATCtcaaaaaatgaaacaatgTTTTGATGTTATTAATGAAGTATTTGAGAATTCAAGTACGGATAAGattgttattttttctcaatttacatctttctttgatatttttagtCATTTCTTGgaaacaaaattgaaagtgCCTTATTTACTGTACACAGGTGCCTTGTCTGGTCAAAAAAGATCTGATATCATTTCAAGGTTTTATCGTGAGGCAGAACAAAGAATACTATTAATTTCCATGAAGGCTGGTAATTCTGGTTTAACATTAACTTGTGCTAAccatgttattattgtgGATCCATTCTGGAATCCATTTGTGGAAGAGCAAGCCCAAGATCGATGTTATAGAATTAGTCAAACGAAGGAAGTTCATGTTCATCGTCTATTTATTAAGAATTCTGTTGAAGATAGAATTGCAGCATTACAAGACAAAAAGAGGGAAATGGTTGATGCTGCTATGGACCCAAgtaaaatcaaagaaatcaatagGTTAGGTGCCCGTGAATTAGGTTTCTTGTTTGGTTTGAACGCATTGAATTGA
- the HRI1 gene encoding Hri1p (similar to Saccharomyces cerevisiae YLR301W; ancestral locus Anc_6.101), with protein MPELLKRIAFEVAGNPDERTFTLSSGSNDGHYLSLRPLVKPRTPEGKEFPFEWAFAGTNKDITVTPIEGSENTVKQDFNFWIDINAYLNVPNTHRGVVNTVWTTWDSGCIKEAGEVFPFGKDKQAVPFIELWQPIDANKEDLVIVQESNKTLKSIVLKIDDSEYSGLVIVVGKWVQGILIKKSDGTKKGLNFMRLQEASNGSYKSLIEYGIDSSKFPKKFDSLEKDAVLSVAGLNWTVIEATY; from the coding sequence ATGCCCGAATTATTAAAGAGAATTGCCTTTGAAGTAGCTGGGAATCCAGATGAAAGAACTTTCACATTATCTTCAGGATCAAATGATGGTCATTATTTATCCTTAAGACCCCTTGTCAAACCAAGAACTCCTGAAGGAAAGGAATTCCCATTCGAATGGGCCTTTGCTGGTactaataaagatattacCGTGACTCCAATTGAAGGTAGTGAAAACACTGTTAAACAAGATTTTAACTTTTGGATTGACATCAATGCTTATTTGAATGTGCCAAATACACATAGAGGTGTCGTTAACACTGTTTGGACCACTTGGGATTCTGGTTGTATCAAGGAAGCTGGTGAAGTTTTCCCATTCGGTAAAGATAAACAAGCCGTAccatttattgaattgtGGCAACCAATAGATGCCAACAAAGAGGATTTGGTAATTGTTCAAGAATCAAACAAAACTCTAAAGTCAATTGTCTTAAAGATTGATGACTCAGAATACTCTGGTCTTGTTATCGTCGTTGGTAAATGGGTACAAGGGATCCTAATTAAGAAAAGTGATGGTACCAAGAAGGGACTAAACTTCATGAGATTGCAAGAAGCCTCAAACGGCTCCTATAAATCGTTAATCGAGTACGGTATTGATAGTTCCAAGTTCCCAAAAAAGTTTGATTCGTTGGAAAAGGATGCAGTTTTGAGTGTTGCTGGTTTGAACTGGACTGTTATTGAAGCTACTTATTGA
- the RMD6 gene encoding Rmd6p (similar to Saccharomyces cerevisiae RMD6 (YEL072W)) — MMSTFNRKRFDKYLLSLTFKVYSILFYNFFISKTIKHALLEISCFIDLMTQSKSKIIVLPTPSLKTCPVSTIQQLVDIINKGYEKPMIKYNLVQTQRIRGPAVFFQELALADDRSLLYLTVKDTEEVSGALQEDTTIGDYEFFTIKSNESYNFTPDNVQATIAYRPNPQDDAPNTFEVTAFTSFIRNGGLDIFNATLPHFKKIDQKCDRLLVKVIADHELVPYYENKLDFIETHRVLVPKSQLEKSGFHDTFRVSRDFHVASMIRDI; from the coding sequence ATGATGAGCACATTCAATCGGAAACGATTCGATAAGTATCTGCTTTCGCTAACTTTTAAAGTCTATTCCATTCTTttttacaattttttcatttctaaaACTATTAAACACGCACTCCTAGAAATCAGCTGCTTCATTGACCTTATGACTCAATCTAAATCCAAGATCATTGTCTTACCTACACCAAGTTTAAAAACATGTCCCGTATCAACTATTCAACAGTTAGTTGATATAATTAACAAAGGTTACGAAAAACCAATGATTAAATATAACTTAGTCCAAACGCAGAGAATTAGAGGACCAGCCGTTTTCTTCCAAGAACTAGCTCTTGCAGATGATCGTTCCTTATTGTATCTGACGGTCAAAGATACCGAAGAAGTTTCTGGAGCTTTACAGGAAGACACTACTATTGGTGACTACGAATTTTTCACAATAAAATCCAATGAATCATACAACTTCACTCCTGACAATGTTCAGGCAACCATAGCATATAGACCTAACCCACAAGATGACGCACCAAACACTTTTGAAGTTACAGCTTTTACGTCATTTATTAGGAATGGTGGTTTGGATATATTCAATGCAACTTTACCtcatttcaagaaaattgaCCAAAAATGTGATAGACTTTTGGTTAAAGTCATTGCCGATCATGAATTGGTACCATActatgaaaataaattggaCTTTATAGAGACTCATAGAGTCCTAGTTCCAAAATcacaattggaaaaatcCGGTTTCCATGATACATTTAGAGTATCTAGAGATTTTCATGTTGCATCAATGATAAGAGATATTTAA
- the OXP1 gene encoding 5-oxoprolinase: MHIENPQQSGKFRISIDRGGTFTDVIGNKGSGKQEDDVIFKLLSVDPKNYPDAPLEGIRRILEIFEHKKIPRGMPLDISNVASIRMGTTLATNSALERKGERCAFITTKGFKDALLIGDQTRPKIFELNIKKSKPLYETVVEIDERVTLEDFTEQSPFKKSSVHAGDNNLVLGESGEIVRILKKPNEVDVKKILNSIYNTGIRSIGIAFLHSYTYPNHEKLVGRIAKEVGFTHVSLSSEVSPMIKFLPRAHSSVADAYLTPVIKSYLDSISKGLVNSENTSIQFMQSDGGLVEGEKFSGLKSILSGPAGGVVGYSRTCFDRKSKVPLIGFDMGGTSTDVSRFGDGKLEHVFETTTAGIIIQSPQLDIHTVAAGGSSILTWENGLFKVGPGSAAADPGPSAYRKNGPLTITDANLVLGRLVPQFFPNIFGPNEDQPLDLETPTKKFNELALKINKDLNLEMTSEEVAYGFIEVANESMARPIRAITEAKGYSVSKHNLVTFGGAGGQHAVAVAESLGISTVIAHRYSSVLSAYGIYLADVVEETQEPCSLILNSSSTINELKQKFEQLTEKSTNELIKQGFQKENISIEKYLNLRYEGTETPLMIRQRKNKWDFEQWFAENHKREFGFSFPNKNIIVDDIRIRGVGNSYVREDDSAEAQLLQTDELTELDHAKNVSFYQKVFFQNRFIETPVFKIDNLPLGTTVDGPAILADGTQTNLIPPNAKATILKSHILINIIDKSTLKEKNNNDEIIDPVLLSIFSHRFMDIAEQMGIQLRKTSVSTNVKERLDFSCALFDPEGNLVANAPHVPVHLGSMSTCVAAQAKLWNGKLKPGDVIITNHPDIGGTHLPDITVISPAFSSSGNILFYVASRAHHADIGGILPGSIPPNSKELYEEGAAIYSELLMKDGIFQEDLVEYLFITEPASHPGCSGARRISDNLSDLKAQIAANNKGIQLIAALVKEFKYPVILKYMQAIQLNASQTIKEMLRQLVQHFGSNEYSGVDYMDDGSRIELKVTLDITNEKYIFDFTGTSPQIYGNTNAPKAITYSAILYCLRCLVGKDIPLNQGCLDPITIKIPDGSILSPNTNAAVVGGNVLTSQRVTDVILKTLNIQADSQGDCNNFTFGTSSFKDPQTNETFSGFGYYETICGGSGAGCDSWESKGWNGTDAVHTNMTNTRMTDTEVFERRYPVILREFSIRQGSGGLGKFTGGNGVIRDIEFRQEVTTSVLSERRVTAPHGLKGGQDGKRGENIWIRGDKETVVNIGGKNTIIAKPKDRLIIKTPGGGGYGKY; the protein is encoded by the coding sequence ATGCATATAGAAAACCCACAACAAAGTGGTAAGTTCAGAATCTCCATTGATAGAGGTGGTACATTCACAGATGTTATAGGTAATAAAGGATCCGGTAAACAAGAGGATGATGTgatatttaaattattatcagtaGACCCTAAGAATTATCCTGATGCTCCCTTAGAAGGTATTAGGAGGATAttggaaatatttgaaCATAAAAAGATTCCTAGAGGTATGCCGTTAGATATCTCTAATGTGGCAAGTATTAGAATGGGAACCACTTTGGCTACAAATAGCGCTTTAGAAAGGAAAGGTGAACGTTGTGCATTCATTACAACCAAAGGATTTAAAGATGCTTTATTGATAGGGGACCAAACTAGGCCAAAgatttttgaattgaatattaagaaatctaAACCATTATATGAAACTGTGGtggaaattgatgaaagaGTTACGTTAGAAGATTTCACTGAACAATCTCCattcaaaaaatcaagTGTGCATGCGGGCGATAATAATCTTGTATTGGGAGAAAGTGGCGAAATTGTAAGGATTTTAAAGAAACCAAATGAAGTAGATGTAAAAAAGATTTTAAACTCAATATATAATACCGGTATAAGATCTATTGGAATTGCATTTTTACATTCATACACATACCCAAATCATGAAAAATTAGTCGGTAGAATCGCAAAAGAAGTCGGATTTACTCATGTTTCTCTTTCATCGGAAGTTTCGCCAATGATTAAATTCTTACCAAGAGCTCATAGCTCAGTAGCTGATGCATATTTAACTCCAGTGATTAAATCCTATCTAGATAGTATTTCTAAAGGCTTAGTAAATTCGGAAAATACAAGTATCCAATTTATGCAATCAGATGGTGGACTTGTAGAAGGTGAGAAATTCTCTGGTTTAAAATCAATCCTTTCTGGTCCAGCAGGTGGGGTGGTTGGTTATTCAAGAACGTGTTTTGATCGAAAAAGTAAAGTCCCATTGATTGGCTTTGATATGGGTGGTACTTCTACAGACGTTAGTAGATTCGGTGATGGTAAATTAGAACATGTCTTTGAAACTACAACTGCaggtattattattcaatcGCCACAATTGGATATCCACACTGTGGCAGCTGGTGGAAGTTCAATCTTAACTTGGGAAAATGGTCTGTTTAAAGTGGGTCCTGGTTCAGCAGCAGCAGATCCTGGTCCATCCGCTTATCGTAAAAATGGACCTTTAACAATTACTGACGCTAATTTAGTTCTAGGAAGATTAGTACCACAATTCTTCccaaatatttttggtCCAAATGAAGATCAACCTTTAGATTTGGAAACTCCAActaaaaaattcaatgagTTAGCTctcaaaataaataaagatttaaatCTGGAAATGACGTCTGAAGAAGTCGCTTACGGATTTATTGAAGTGGCAAATGAATCAATGGCAAGACCAATTAGGGCAATTACTGAGGCCAAAGGTTATTCAGTCTCTAAACATAATTTAGTTACATTTGGTGGTGCTGGTGGTCAACATGCCGTCGCTGTGGCTGAATCATTGGGTATAAGTACAGTTATTGCCCACCGATATTCATCCGTTTTATCTGCATACGGTATATATTTAGCAGACGTCGTTGAAGAAACACAGGAACCATGTTCTTTGATTCTGAATTCAAGTTCGACcataaatgaattgaagCAAAAATTCGAACAATTGACTGAGAAATCCACcaatgaattaattaagCAAGGATttcaaaaggaaaatataagtattgaaaaatatttaaaccTTAGATATGAAGGAACAGAAACACCGTTGATGATAAGgcaaagaaagaataagTGGGATTTTGAACAATGGTTTGCTGAAAATCATAAGAGAGAATTTGGATTTTCCTTCCccaacaaaaatataatagttGATGATATTAGAATAAGAGGAGTGGGCAATTCATATGTAAGAGAAGATGATTCTGCCGAAGCACAACTTTTACAAACAGATGAATTAACCGAACTTGATCATGCTAAGAATGTTAGTTTCTATCAAAAGGTTTTCTTCCAAAATAGATTTATCGAAACGCCTGTatttaaaattgataatttaccTCTCGGAACAACTGTAGATGGTCCAGCAATTCTAGCCGATGGGACGCAGACGAACCTTATTCCCCCGAATGCAAAGGCAACAATTTTAAAAAGTCATattctaataaatattattgacAAATCAACATTAAaggagaaaaataataacgatgAAATCATTGACCCGGTTTTGTTATCCATTTTTAGTCATAGGTTTATGGATATTGCTGAACAAATGGGTATACAACTAAGGAAAACATCTGTTTCCACAAATGTCAAGGAGAGACTTGATTTTTCATGCGCTTTGTTTGATCCTGAAGGTAATCTTGTTGCTAATGCACCCCATGTTCCAGTTCATTTAGGATCTATGTCTACATGCGTGGCAGCTCAAGCAAAACTTTGGAACGGTAAATTGAAACCAGGCGATGTTATCATTACAAATCATCCTGATATCGGCGGAACACATTTGCCCGATATTACAGTAATTTCTCCagcattttcatcttctggAAACATTTTATTCTATGTTGCCTCAAGAGCTCATCATGCAGATATTGGAGGTATACTACCAGGTTCTATCCCTCCTAATTCAAAAGAACTATATGAAGAAGGAGCTGCAATCTATTCGGAACTGTTGATGAAGGAtggaatttttcaagaagatttagttgaatatttgtttattactGAACCTGCAAGTCACCCAGGTTGTTCAGGTGCAAGAAGAATCTCAGATAATTTAAGTGATTTGAAAGCACAAATTGCAGCAAATAATAAGGgaattcaattaattgcCGCACTAGTGAAAGAATTTAAGTACCCGGTGATACTTAAATATATGCAGGCCATTCAATTAAATGCTTCTCAAACAATTAAAGAGATGTTGCGTCAATTGGTTCAACATTTCGGTTCTAATGAATACTCAGGTGTGGATTATATGGATGACGGAtcaagaattgaattgaaagtGACATTGGATATCactaatgaaaaatatatttttgattttacAGGGACTTCACCGCAAATATACGGTAATACCAATGCACCAAAAGCAATTACTTATTCCGCAATTCTTTATTGTTTAAGATGTTTGGTGGGGAAAGATATTCCATTAAACCAAGGATGTTTAGATCCAATTACAATTAAGATTCCAGATGGGTCAATTTTAAGTCCTAACACTAATGCTGCTGTAGTAGGTGGTAATGTTTTAACATCACAACGTGTCACAGATGTAATCTTGAAAACTTTAAATATCCAAGCTGATTCTCAAGGtgattgtaataattttacaTTTGGTACTAGTTCTTTCAAAGATCCTCAAACAAATGAAACCTTTAGTGGTTTTGGATATTATGAAACAATATGCGGCGGCTCTGGAGCTGGATGTGATTCATGGGAAAGTAAAGGTTGGAATGGTACTGATGCAGTCCATACAAATATGACAAACACACGTATGACTGATACAGAAGTGTTTGAAAGGAGATATCCAGTAATTCTAAGGGAATTTAGTATTAGACAAGGATCAGGTGGGTTAGGTAAATTTACTGGTGGCAATGGTGTCATTAGAGATATAGAGTTTAGGCAAGAAGTCACTACGTCAGTATTATCGGAGAGAAGAGTTACGGCACCACATGGTCTAAAAGGTGGTCAAGATGGGAAAAGGGgtgaaaatatttggataaGAGGAGACAAAGAAACTGTAGTAAATATCGGAGGTAAGAATACCATTATTGCGAAACCTAAAGATAGACTTATTATCAAAACGCCTGGAGGTGGTGGTTATGGGAAGTATTAG